In one Andrena cerasifolii isolate SP2316 chromosome 2, iyAndCera1_principal, whole genome shotgun sequence genomic region, the following are encoded:
- the LOC143378947 gene encoding uncharacterized protein LOC143378947 isoform X1, which produces MSNSLDSFLTRIGDVTIERVTPRSGNKPNETLISHETSTNTNMNNVEPQTGNDESSEESSGETSDGEHDKKNDTLQSEEIEEIRSEGSGDDMDLDETIDSQIGVRMESERQHHSSPEEDDDEPVNILDTLPLEGAPIEGQEVSEADLLGKPISKDTDDEESIEHESDKHEGHSMEEENTENNKRHADSEHSDTTKKKQRKDNGSDGTTSECETKAEKKLANMRRNIREVMDETQLDEATLSAQRQEMERLRRVQEQQRIIREVQRQIAINRQNNKTQTRVISLLQGKQNQVGTTISQSSSSSFSPTPVRLPNTVLLKVNSGSGTGSQTASSIQASQAQRRAVDGSRWQKGRGVYQGAQTSISRVPNRSTGPNMLQQRIRMMTPSVSISPVVPKKEPMDRSEYYSDSEISDIEAEEAFREQQILSAKKMSIGPKSQKPTKGKDVVTISSSSESSDDDCIVLSDPSGEEETDNEDDPSNSGMHTNDRYNIPDEHGRVLINVGHPETEPDVYLAPQVARIIKPHQIGGIRFLYDNIVESIERYKTSSGFGCILAHSMGLGKTLQVASFCDIFFRCTTAKTVLCIMPINTLQNWLAEFNMWLPYEDPNAPEKHHKGTNIKSEPGSEFKQEVKDECGNQSDISNMSRPISTESAHHFGQENTSQTMNIMSENPYAHQGYETHNMMSGYAQDNMLNKNMPDTPIHVSENYQNDIPQNALYNTNPNPISNFDSMKSEVNCHGMQQRSNMPDTKFGVENQNSGNMYPGLENRPQAPMYSSMEPRNPSTLYSAGENHHPGSIYSNYDNSTNTFPNYTNRPSQESDQESRNECFKSNLSSVNTEINVKKEPEETIKKEEGTCTTKEEITNEEKKDVEKIKTPYSVDSPIGVETRSRHFRLHILNDSHKTMTARARIIQDWQVGGGVLLIGYELYRQLSLKKPNKAKRKRGQPFKDTVDVEEEDKNKGLLDEMHVALVNPGPDLVICDEGHRIKNSHASISMALKQMRTKRRIVLTGYPLQNNLLEYWCMVDFVRPNYLGTKSEFCNMFERPIQNGQCIDSTPQDIRLMRYRAHVLHALLEGFVQRRSHSVLQVSLPRKEEYILLVRMTPHQRKLYDTFMNQVVKTRAVPNPLKAFAVCCKIWNHPDILYHFLRKRQANEEDDLDLEETIGEKPAAGGKRSKARQPKGETKKGKKTNTTIKNKPAASVQPNASSSSNTDNVESDSSHTTSKQNNYSNYSMPVSNSGYSNSVPQNSYSHGYQNYRPNDQTTYYRNDNNHGEYNEFYNNQGPQRYGNQSFQTYAQNPGYSTSQNYPNQSQNYMPNNEQPANNHSQRYPAASSNSEFRSDQNQGSNYEVPGMFSRQPYPYQDHGRNYASNLNQGSNNYPQVPNQSSFQSQMPNQSTNIPMPDYSPYTPNQPQNYNSAPAQTNSMYSRNESQPIQNSTLGYGTNQQSQNPAPQTPAAGYIPNQQGQSTAPGQNRGFSPNQQNQSLTLQNSSHSYTGPQSQNMPLSNQPHNYPTQVNTNSSSQTSLTFNQQSPNPMSQGQPHTYMTNPSSQPSVPQNQMRGYPTSAQNQINVPQSSSSYPTGQSAPNAPTQTHGYPQDQQGPVSNAQNAMHGYSHLVPSSAPQNQSSYPPTAQNQTGAPSGPNHAYSSNHQGSAPMPQTPTHRYGTSQQGQVAQSQSQSLTYSQNQQTPASSLNQNDQLYPRPDSQQAQNYTPTSNTPHEFSTDRQSGSSSSNSTNTYSVSQTQSQNTVLSSYSSDGTHQNQVGQMKGPEDPYWQRNYSQPFRSDQCNDPYYRDVNPNVNRYQNNYFSSQNYQNQSYDYANNHNSDVNSRSDDSKSQQSTAHVQTSGPCDKNNKEMTSSVGVQSQPIHQSNVSTSSSYSSESSCQTPISRSMQSLSTSHSPRLSQSDSIKEDEREKEDLLDKDKEDKSDDEILTKDEEKDCKSFSGGKEDPGIPYDWATELMKGYVPGLIDASAKMTIFFCILEEAIKLGDRVLAFSQSLFTLNLIEDFLARNSLKHPDGQTDAWIKNVNYYRLDGSTSALEREKLINEFNNNPKIHLFLVSTRAGSLGINLVGANRAIVFDASWNPCHDTQAVCRVYRYGQQKPCFVYRLVTDNCLERKIYDRQISKQGMADRVVDQCNPDAHLSLKEATTLSWDWEEDSQVQDFSQTKDTYTDEVMHRVLERHSSLLTKQPFHHESLLVDRKDKKLSQAEKRLARRGYELEKMAANCSRPSYNYVPGNTATRAGGLQIRAIRGGDSSTTSKPVASVRPMQQRGAEGLGSRGVTGSRWIPVEVWQRQGMSAQEMTLPLDVVIPTNSPDKGSIVLKAGQRVMVLKSPKGIYMQLESGKIIAIRTALKLNQQKREEEPKKGVASMTQRSSKPEVGFPLRNNSAISIIPKSSSSNQTSARPITKPGTGPNYRPFADKEISKRPKPVATATAKPYMSQVTLTNQVSLSRLPKVKQEPVDHSALGDNSNSSDGQVRTEQRVEEVRLEDVVAEVSSNTDYSPPNHNRVSNSDTDNSLQKSSEENNQMYTSDNVTVQGVQTQHDQTETDLISNINKQCSPSMENQLTKTNDTLTNYGHAFQTRQEKRDASNDEIIIEDAPQVTPQIQPQIPSQIQSQMPPQVSQVPQQMSSQVPIQVPPQVQPQVQLQVQPQVQPQVQPQGPPQVPPQIPPQLSSHVGTQSTPAPLQPLVTQQPTPSTMQVPPTPTLRSTEIPKSATESTIALSTASVCTGTSTMTSPKTTESSIREISVQGEPNVPQGYPYAQYPRYYDYTDPRSRSLSTPYGTYFPGVPPHATNPRLPIDTAKSQPDLGKPMEERAMVNVSAAYSQVPNTTAKTLANTTEAKGAETVVTTTVAATPSRDDAHIPTAFSHPTSSRYPGPYPPGPYDPYSQHYPPAPGSSAAYPPSGAPGYPAYGGPTYNTDYARMYTAFHGPPPPADPYIHRGYAPPSTHPPNYYPPFPHPPPPYPNYSFLSPYPNPNMPSEPQPPAQ; this is translated from the exons ATGTCTAATAGTTTGGACAGTTTTCTAACACGTATTGGGGACGTCACTATAGAGCGTGTGACTCCTCGCTCGGGCAATAAGCCTAACGAAACATTAATTTCTCATGAAACTTCGACAAATACAAACATGAACAATGTAGAGCCTCAGACAGGAAATGATGAAAGTTCAGAAGAATCTAGCGGTGAAACATCTGATGGGGAACACGACAAGAAAAATGATACCCTACAGTCGGAGGAAATAGAAGAAATACGTTCCGAGGGTTCGGGAGATGATATGGATTTAGATGAAACGATTGATTCGCAAATCGGAGTAAGAATGGAGTCAGAACGGCAGCATCATTCTTCGCCCGAAGAGGATGATGACGAACCAGTTAACATATTGGATACTTTGCCACTGGAAG gaGCTCCAATAGAGGGTCAGGAAGTATCTGAAGCTGATTTACTCGGGAAACCAATTTCCAAGGACACGGATGATGAAGAAAGTATAGAACATGAAAGTGACAAACACGAAGGTCATTCCATGGAGGAGGAAAATACCGAGAATAATAAGAGGCATGCTGATTCAGAGCATTCTGATACCACCAAAAAGAAACAGAGGAAAGACAACGGCAGTGATGGAACCACATCAGAATGTGAAACAAAGGCAGAAAAGAAATTGGCAAATATGAGAAGAAATATTCGAGAAGTTATGGATGAAACCCAACTGGACGAAGCTACCTTATCTGCCCAGCGACAGGAGATGGAACGTCTTCGGAGGGTACAGGAACAACAAAGGATTATTCGGGAAGTTCAACGACAAATAGCAATAAATAGGCAAAACAATAAGACGCAAACAAGAGTAATCAGTCTTTTACAAGGGAAGCAAAATCAAGTGGGCACTACGATTTCACAGTCATCTTCATCATCATTTTCACCTACGCCAGTTCGTTTACCAAATACAGTACTTCTTAAAGTAAATTCCGGGTCTGGGACTGGATCCCAGACTGCTTCTAGTATACAAGCAAGTCAAGCGCAAAGAAGGGCGGTAGATGGATCTCGTTGGCAAAAGGGCAGGGGTGTTTACCAAGGGGCGCAGACATCAATTTCTCGAGTTCCAAATCGCTCCACTGGTCCCAATATGTTACAGCAAAGAATACGAATGATGACACCCTCTGTGAGCATATCACCCGTGGTTCCTAAAAAGGAACCTATGGATAGATCCGAATATTATTCGGATTCGGAAATCTCAGACATAGAAGCCGAGGAGGCGTTCCGCGAACAACAGATACTTTCTGCTAAAAAGATGTCTATCGGGCCAAAGTCTCAGAAACCAACTAAGGGCAAAGATGTGGTTACGATATCTAGTTCTAGCGAAAGTTCTGATGATGATTGTATAGTTTTAAGTGATCCGAGCGGAGAGGAAGAAACAGACAACGAAGACGATCCATCCAATTCTGGCATGCACACCAATGATAGATATAACATTCCAGACGAACATGGTAGAGTGTTAATTAACGTGGGTCATCCTGAAACTGAACCTGATGTATATTTAGCTCCGCAGGTAGCTCGTATTATTAAACCTCATCAAATCGGTGGCATTCGTTTCCTTTATGACAACATCGTTGAAAGTATCGAAAGGTACAAGACTAGTTCTGGTTTCGGTTGTATTCTTGCTCATAGCATGGGTCTAGGGAAAACTCTTCAAGTTGCCAGTTTTTGTGATATTTTTTTTCGATGCACCACAGCTAAAACAGTCCTTTGTATTATGCCAATTAATACATTACAAAATTGGCTAGCAGAGTTTAATATGTGGTTACCCTACGAAGACCCTAATGCTCCAGAAAAGCATCACAAAGGCACAAATATCAAATCAGAACCAGGGTCGGAATTTAAACAAGAAGTTAAGGACGAATGCGGAAATCAGAGTGATATATCAAATATGTCGAGGCCTATTAGTACAGAATCAGCTCATCACTTTGGACAAGAAAATACTTCCCAAACTATGAATATTATGTCCGAAAATCCATATGCTCATCAAGGATATGAAACTCACAACATGATGTCTGGATATGCACAAGATaatatgttaaataaaaatatgccgGATACCCCGATACACGtgagcgaaaattatcagaatgataTTCCACAGAATGCTTTGTATAATACAAACCCTAATCCAATATCTAATTTTGATTCGATGAAATCGGAAGTAAATTGCCATGGTATGCAACAGAGATCGAACATGCCAGATACAAAATTTGGAGTGGAAAATCAGAACTCTGGTAACATGTATCCTGGTTTGGAGAATCGGCCACAAGCTCCTATGTATTCAAGCATGGAACCCCGAAATCCTAGCACTTTATATTCTGCTGGAGAAAATCATCACCCTGGatcaatttattcaaattatgATAATTCTACCAACACTTTCCCTAATTATACGAATCGGCCGTCGCAAGAATCAGATCAAGAGTCAAGAAATGAATGTTTCAAAAGTAATTTGTCTTCTGTAAATACCGAAATTAATGTAAAGAAAGAGCCTGAAGAAACAATTAAGAAGGAAGAAGGTACTTGTACGACAAAGGAGGAAATAACGAACGAAGAGAAAAAAGACGTCGAGAAAATTAAAACTCCGTATAGCGTAGATTCTCCAATTGGCGTGGAAACAAGATCGCGACATTTTCGATTGCACATCTTGAATGATTCTCATAAAACTATGACAGCCAGAGCTAGGATAATTCAAGATTGGCAAGTAGGCGGTGGTGTTTTATTAATTGGGTATGAATTGTATAGACAGCTGTCTTTGAAAAAACCGAACAAAGCTAAAAGGAAACGTGGACAGCCTTTCAAAGATACCGTTGATGTCGAGGAAGAGGACAAAAACAAAGGATTATTAGACGAGATGCATGTAGCTTTAGTTAATCCAGGACCTGATTTAGTTATATGCGACGAAggtcatcgaataaaaaattcacatGCTAGCATTAGCATGGCATTGAAGCAAATGCGCACAAAGCGTAGGATCGTATTGACTGGCTATCCACTGCAAAATAATCTTTTAGAATATTGGTGTATGGTCGACTTTGTCAGGCCCAACTACCTAGGAACTAAAAGTGAGTTCTGTAACATGTTTGAAAGGCCAATTCAGAATGGACAGTGTATTGACTCAACGCCGCAGGACATACGATTAATGAGGTATCGTGCACACGTGTTGCATGCTTTACTAGAAGGTTTTGTACAAAGAAGATCTCATTCTGTATTACAAGTCTCTTTACCACGTAAAGAAGAATACATCCTTCTCGTCAGGATGACGCCGCATCAACGCAAGTTGTACGATACATTTATGAATCAAGTAGTTAAAACGCGCGCTGTTCCTAATCCATTGAAGGCTTTCGCTGTGTGCTGCAAAATCTGGAATCATCCTgatattttatatcattttctACGGAAACGTCAAGCTAATGAAGAAGATGATTTAGATTTAGAAGAAACTATTGGCGAAAAGCCTGCCGCCGGAGGGAAACGTTCGAAAGCTCGTCAGCCAAAAGGAGAGACTAAAAAGGGGAAGAAAACGAACAcgactataaaaaataaacctgCAGCCAGTGTGCAACCTAATGCTTCTTCATCGTCCAATACTGATAACGTAGAGTCTGACAGCTCGCATACTACATCAAAGCAGAACAATTATTCTAATTACTCTATGCCCGTGAGTAATTCGGGTTATTCGAATTCTGTGCCGCAAAATTCTTATTCTCATGGTTATCAGAATTACAGACCAAACGATCAAACTACGTATTATAGAAATGACAATAATCATGGAGAATATAATGAATTTTACAATAACCAAGGGCCGCAAAGATATGGAAATCAATCGTTCCAAACGTATGCACAGAATCCAGGATACAGTACTTCGCAGAACTATCCCAATCAGTCACAGAATTATATGCCGAATAATGAACAACCTGCGAACAATCATTCGCAACGGTACCCAGCTGCTTCTTCTAATTCGGAATTTCGTTCAGACCAAAATCAAGGGAGCAATTACGAAGTACCTGGAATGTTTTCACGTCAGCCTTATCCGTACCAAGATCATGGACGTAATTATGCATCAAACTTAAATCAAGGATCTAATAACTACCCTCAAGTTCCAAACCAGTCATCTTTTCAATCACAAATGCCAAATCAATCTACGAACATACCAATGCCAGATTACTCTCCGTATACACCTAATCAACCTCAAAATTATAATTCTGCGCCAGCTCAGACAAATTCAATGTATTCACGAAACGAAAGCCAACCGATACAAAATTCTACATTGGGATACGGTACTAATCAGCAGAGTCAGAATCCGGCCCCTCAGACTCCAGCTGCTGGATACATTCCGAATCAGCAAGGGCAGAGCACAGCGCCTGGCCAAAACCGTGGGTTTTCACCTAATCAACAAAATCAAAGCCTTACATTGCAAAACTCTTCTCACTCTTACACTGGCCCACAGTCACAAAATATGCCACTATCTAATCAGCCCCATAACTATCCTACTCAAGTGAATACTAATTCTTCGTCACAAACGTCTCTAACTTTTAATCAGCAGTCTCCAAATCCAATGTCACAAGGCCAGCCTCACACATATATGACAAATCCATCGAGTCAACCTTCAGTTCCACAGAATCAAATGCGTGGATACCCTACATCGGCTCAAAACCAAATTAATGTGCCACAAAGCTCATCTTCATATCCCACAGGACAATCAGCTCCAAATGCTCCTACTCAAACACACGGATACCCTCAAGATCAACAGGGGCCAGTTTCAAATGCACAGAATGCTATGCACGGATATTCGCATCTCGTACCTTCATCAGCACCACAAAATCAGTCATCGTATCCACCTACAGCACAAAACCAAACGGGAGCTCCTTCAGGTCCAAATCATGCGTACAGTTCTAATCACCAGGGCTCTGCACCAATGCCACAGACTCCGACTCACAGATACGGCACTTCCCAGCAGGGACAAGTGGCACAATCTCAGAGCCAGTCTCTTACGTACTCTCAAAATCAACAAACGCCAGCCTCGTCATTGAATCAAAACGATCAACTTTATCCTAGACCAGACAGTCAACAAGCTCAAAACTATACACCGACATCTAATACGCCTCATGAATTCTCAACTGACCGGCAAAGTGGAAGTTCATCTAGTAATTCGACAAATACCTATTCGGTAAGCCAAACACAATCGCAGAACACTGTCCTGTCAAGTTACTCGTCGGACGGCACTCACCAGAATCAAGTGGGTCAGATGAAGGGACCAGAAGATCCTTATTGGCAAAGAAATTATTCCCAGCCATTTCGATCCGATCAGTGCAACGATCCTTATTACAGGGACGTGAATCCGAACGTGAACCGCTACCAAAATAATTACTTTTCATCgcaaaattatcaaaatcaatctTACGATTACGCTAATAATCATAATTCAGATGTGAACTCCCGCTCGGATGATTCAAAGTCTCAGCAGTCTACCGCGCATGTTCAAACCTCAGGACCTTGTGAtaagaataataaagaaatgacATCGAGTGTTGGTGTACAAAGTCAACCAATACATCAAAGTAATGTATCTACAAGTTCAAGCTATAGTTCTGAATCAAGTTGCCAGACTCCAATATCGAGATCCATGCAAAGCCTCAGTACATCGCACAGTCCGCGACTAAGTCAGAGTGATTCGATAAAGGAGGATGAAAGGGAAAAAGAAGATTTATTAGACAAAGATAAAGAAGACAAGTCGGATGATGAAATTCTTACAAAAGATGAAGAGAAGGATTGCAAAAGTTTttcaggaggaaaagaagatccTGGAATTCCATACGACTGG GCAACAGAATTGATGAAGGGCTATGTACCAGGATTAATTGACGCATCCGCGAAAATGACCATTTTCTTCTGTATTTTGGAAGAGGCAATCAAGCTTGGTGATCGTGTTCTGGCATTCTCCCAGTCACTGTTTACGTTGAATCTCATCGAAGATTTTTTAGCTAGAAATAGTTTAAAACATCCAGACGGACAAACGGATGCTtggattaaaaatgtaaattattataGGCTAGACGGGAGCACTAGCGCTTTAGAAAGAGAGAAGCTTATCAATGAATTCAATAACAATCCAAAAATTCATCTTTTTCTCGTTTCAACGCGAGCTGGCTCGCTGGGCATTAATCTTGTTGGCGCGAATCGTGCCATTGTGTTTGACGCTTCCTGGAACCCTTGCCATGATACGCAAGCTGTTTGTAGAGTTTACAGATACGGTCAACAGAAACCTTGTTTTGTTTACCGTTTGGTTACAGACAACTGTCTGGAAAGAAAGATATATGACCGACAAATTAGTAAGCAAGGGATGGCTGATCGCGTCGTGGATCAGTGTAATCCAGATGCTCATCTTTCGTTAAAAGAAGCAACCACGTTATCTTGGGATTGGGAAGAGGATAGTCAAGTACAGGATTTCTCACAAACTAAGGACACTTATACCGACGAAGTCATGCACCGTGTATTAGAACGGCACTCCTCGTTGCTCACGAAGCAGCCATTCCACCACGAAAGCCTGCTCGTCGATCGGAAAGACAAGAAACTTAGTCAGGCCGAGAAGCGATTAGCTCGTCGTGGATACGAACTTGAAAAGATGGCTGCCAATTGTTCCCGACCTAGTTATAATTACGTGCCCGGAAATACTGCCACACGCG CAGGTGGATTACAAATTAGAGCAATTCGAGGTGGTGATAGTAGTACCACATCTAAACCTGTCGCTTCGGTTAGACCGATGCAACAACGTGGTGCTGAGGGATTAGGTTCGCGCGGCGTTACTGGAAGTCGGTGGATACCAGTGGAAGTATGGCAGCGACAAGGAATGAGTGCACAAGAGATGACATTACCTTTGGACGTTGTCATCCCTACCAATTCGCCTGATAAGGGAAGCATCGTGCTAAAAGCTGGACAACGAGTGATGGTACTGAAGAGTCCGAAAGGCATTTATATGCAACTAGAGTCTGGAAAGATTATAGCAATTCGAACGGCCCTCAAACTAAACCAACAGAAACGAGAGGAAGAACCTAAGAAAG GTGTAGCTTCAATGACACAGAGAAGTTCTAAACCAGAAGTCGGATTCCCATTAAGAAACAATTCGGCCATTTCCATAATACCGAAATCGTCTTCGAGTAATCAGACAAGTGCTCGTCCAATTACTAAGCCTGGAACCGGTCCTAATTACAGGCCATTTGCTGATAAAGAAATTTCGAAAAGACCAAAACCTGTTGCTACCGCGACTGCTAAACCTTATATGAGTCAAGTTACCTTAACCAATCAAGTTTCGCTCTCAAGGTTACCAAAAGTAAAGCAGGAGCCAGTAGATCATTCAGCGCTTGGAGATAATTCGAACTCTTCGGATGGTCAGGTTAGGACGGAGCAGAGGGTCGAAGAAGTCAGATTAGAAGATGTAGTCGCCGAAGTAAGTTCGAATACAGATTATAGCCCTCCTAACCATAATCGTGTATCTAATTCGGATACTGATAATTCCTTACAAAAGTCGTCCGAAGAGAATAACCAAATGTACACTTCGGATAATGTGACTGTACAAGGTGTTCAAACGCAACACGATCAAACGGAAACGGACTTGATATCGAACATTAATAAACAATGTTCTCCTTCGATGGAAAATCAGCTTACAAAAACGAATGACACGCTTACAAATTATGGGCATGCTTTTCAAACTCGGCAAGAAAAGAGAGACGCGTCTAATGATGAAATTATAATTGAAGATGCACCGCAAGTAACGCCTCAAATACAACCACAAATACCATCCCAGATACAGTCGCAAATGCCACCACAAGTATCACAAGTACCGCAACAAATGTCATCTCAAGTACCAATTCAAGTGCCACCACAAGTCCAACCACAGGTACAGCTGCAAGTACAGCCGCAAGTGCAGCCACAGGTACAACCGCAAGGGCCACCACAGGTACCTCCACAAATACCACCACAATTGTCATCGCATGTCGGAACACAATCAACACCCGCTCCATTGCAACCCCTCGTAACGCAACAGCCTACGCCGTCGACTATGCAGGTGCCGCCAACGCCTACGTTACGAAGCACTGAAATTCCTAAAAGTGCGACAGAGTCTACCATTGCCTTGTCTACTGCGTCTGTATGCACTGGAACCAGCACCATGACATCTCCAAAAACGACAGAATCAAGTATACGCGAAATATCTGTACAGGGCGAACCAAACGTTCCACAAGGTTACCCGTATGCCCAATATCCTCGGTACTACGATTACACCGATCCTCGATCGCGATCGTTATCCACTCCGTACGGCACATACTTCCCTGGTGTTCCACCCCACGCGACAAACCCCAGATTGCCAATAGACACCGCCAAGTCACAGCCAGACTTAGGGAAGCCTATGGAGGAAAGGGCAATGGTGAATGTGTCTGCTGCATACTCACAAGTACCTAACACTACTGCCAAAACATTAGCGAATACAACAGAAGCTAAAGGCGCGGAAACAGTGGTAACTACGACGGTTGCTGCTACTCCTAGTAGGGACGATGCGCATATACCTACTGCATTTAGTCATCCCACGAGTAGTCGTTATCCTGGACCTTATCCACCGGGACCGTACGATCCGTATTCGCAGCACTACCCTCCGGCGCCTGGTTCTTCTGCGGCATATCCACCAAGTG GTGCACCTGGATATCCAGCATATGGCGGGCCAACTTATAATACGGATTACGCTCGTATGTACACGGCATTTCACGGTCCTCCTCCCCCAGCGGACCCTTATATACATAGAGGTTACGCGCCACCTTCTACGCATCCGCCTAATTATTATCCTCCCTTTCCACATCCTCCACCACCTTACccgaattattcatttttatcgCCATATCCTAATCCCAACATGCCTAGCGAGCCGCAGCCACCTGCTCAGTAG